Within the Natranaeroarchaeum sulfidigenes genome, the region AGTAATCACGTTCACCGAGTTCTTCACTGGTACGCGGTGGGCACCGACCCACGCGACGCCCGCTCACGGTGTCCTGCCGATCGTCTTCGGAACGATCGTGATCACCGTCGGCGCGGCGTTCGTCTCGATCCCGATCGGGACGGCGACCGCGATCTACCTCTCGGAGTACGCCTCGCCCGGCGTCCGAGCGAAGCTCAAACCGACGCTGGAAGTGCTGGCCGGGATCCCGACGATCGTCTACGGCTACTTCGCGATCGCCTTCATCAACCCGGTGTTGCTCGGTCCGATCGCCGACTCGCTGTTCGGCATCAACATCGGCCGGTACAGCATGCTCTCGGGGATGCTCGTGGTCGGTATCATGACGATCCCGATGGTCTCCTCGATCAGCGAGGACGCCATGTCCGCGGTGCCCGACGACCTGCGAAACGGCGCGTACGCCCTCGGCGCGACGAAGTTCGACGTGTCGACGAAAATCGTCCTTCCGGCGTCGATCTCGGGCGTGTTCGCATCCTACATTCTCGCGGTCTCGCGCGCGATCGGCGAGACGATGGCAGTGACACTGGCGGCCGGGTTCAACGCCAACATCACCGCGAATCCGTTCGACGAGATCATGACGATGACCGCCTACATGGTCTCGATGGCCCGCGGAACGTCCGCGGTCGGGACTATCGAGTACCAGAGCCTGTTCGCGGTCGGACTGTTCCTGTTCGTAATGACGCTGACGATGAATCTGCTCAACGACCGGTTCAAACGCCGCTTCCAGGAGGAGTACCGATGAGCCTCGACACGGAGACTAGTGGGGAGGCCGACGACGAAGCGCTGTTCACTGAGATCGATCTCGGTTGGGAGCACCTGAAAAACCGGATCTTCCTCGGGATCATCTTCGCGGCGTCGATGTTCGGCGTCGTCATGCTTGCGCTCCTGTTGTTTGACATCATTACCGACTTCTACGTCGGGATGACGGAGTTCAACATCAGTATGGGTGACTTCCTTACGCGGGACGGCTCCCGCCGCGAGGAGCTCTCCGGGTTCCGCGGTGCGATCGTTGCCTCGATCATGCTGATGGTCCTGACGGCGATCCTTTCGTTTTTCGTCGGCGTCGGGTCGGCGATCTACCTCGAAGAGTACGCGCCGGACAACCGGGTCACGCGGCTTATCGAGGCGAACCTCGCGAACCTCGCTGGCGTCCCCTCGATCGTCTACGGACTGCTCGCGCTCGCCGCGTTCGTCAACGGGATCGGTATGGGGCCGATCCTGCTCGCCGGGGCGATCGCGCTCGCCCTGCTCGTGATGCCGATCATCATCGTCTCGACCCAGGAGGCGCTCCGGGCCGTTCCGGACGGCGTCAGGAACGGTTCCTACGCGACCGGTGCGACGAAGTGGCAGACGATTCGGAAGGTCGTGTTGCCCGCTGCGATGCCCGGTATCATGACCGGGACCATCCTCGCGCTGGCCCGGGCGATCGGCGAGACGGCCCCGCTGATCATGGTCGGCGCGCTGTTTACCAACCGGATGCCGTTTGGCCCGCTCGATCGGTTCAGCGCGATGCCGACCCAGATCTACAACTGGGCGAACGAACCGAGCCAGCATTTCATCCATCTGGCGGCAACCGGTATCGTCGTCCTGCTTG harbors:
- the pstA gene encoding phosphate ABC transporter permease PstA, producing MSLDTETSGEADDEALFTEIDLGWEHLKNRIFLGIIFAASMFGVVMLALLLFDIITDFYVGMTEFNISMGDFLTRDGSRREELSGFRGAIVASIMLMVLTAILSFFVGVGSAIYLEEYAPDNRVTRLIEANLANLAGVPSIVYGLLALAAFVNGIGMGPILLAGAIALALLVMPIIIVSTQEALRAVPDGVRNGSYATGATKWQTIRKVVLPAAMPGIMTGTILALARAIGETAPLIMVGALFTNRMPFGPLDRFSAMPTQIYNWANEPSQHFIHLAATGIVVLLAFMFAMNGIAIYLRNRYETEV
- the pstC gene encoding phosphate ABC transporter permease subunit PstC, which codes for MSTDTDHGPGITGGTAQSDLAANRRARRVLFGCAAITVLTTLAIFFVLLDNAASYFFGSRLTQMLLGASTEQVITFTEFFTGTRWAPTHATPAHGVLPIVFGTIVITVGAAFVSIPIGTATAIYLSEYASPGVRAKLKPTLEVLAGIPTIVYGYFAIAFINPVLLGPIADSLFGINIGRYSMLSGMLVVGIMTIPMVSSISEDAMSAVPDDLRNGAYALGATKFDVSTKIVLPASISGVFASYILAVSRAIGETMAVTLAAGFNANITANPFDEIMTMTAYMVSMARGTSAVGTIEYQSLFAVGLFLFVMTLTMNLLNDRFKRRFQEEYR